The Venturia canescens isolate UGA chromosome 10, ASM1945775v1, whole genome shotgun sequence genome segment AAAAACCTTCCAATgtcaacatatttttcaaatccatattcctttttttccccgCACTTTCAAACGAATTCATCAAAGATTTCGAATGAgttatttcacatttttcctcCAACTTTGTGcctcgacgattttttcattacgaAAAATCCACTCTGCACACACGTATAATGGGTGGCTCTGTGCAAGCGGTCGCGTCGACGATCTCTCCGTGTACCGTAAAATAATTAACTCTCATATCTACGTGCACAACATAAATAGACACATACAAGTATCGCATGTTGAAGATGTAGGGGCTTGTTTTCAGGCTCGTACGTTTTAGTTAGGGGTTAGTTGATGCGCGCTGTCCTCTCGCAGCTCTGTTTACGTCAGCGGAGTGTGCTCCACTCCGTATACAtgcgtgtgtgtgagagagagtgAGTGCAATAATCGCGTGTCGTGTACTCGCTATATTTCACAAACTCAACCCCCTCAGAACTACCCCTTTAACGTGGGACTTACCCTGCTCTCTCGGGCCGGAAACGAAATGTAACACGATTTCGAATCCAAGCCATTTTGTAACCAAAAACACTGCGCTATATCTGTACACGTTACTAATTAaggtatatatgtataaataatTGAGCTTGTAACATCAAGCTGGCTAGCTTGTCACCGAATTTTCGAGGGAGTTCGCAATTTATCCACTAAATTTGTACAAAATTCAGGCTCTCGTATAATTATCCAATCGCTTCTGTAATATTTCATTcccgaatgaaattttcatgttttacgaGCATCGTGAAAGCATGAAAATAATATCGTGTTTAATTATTACGACGATGGGCTTGTTTCGCGATGGAGATTAATGGGGAAACACTGATTTTATGGATTTCTTTTCTGGACACGAATGGAACAACGTGGAGCGATATTTTTAAGGGATTGTTGAGGTGACTCTACCGGCGATCAAGCTCGTGGGATTCAAATTTAATGTCGTTCtccattcattatttttattgttctgaAGAAAGTTCGAAGTCAATTATCGACATAAGTACtcgggaaaaaatatttcaagtggGTGTTTCTCGTAGCGGAGTACTGAGACGATATTAGAAAGCCCAACTTCCGGTTGCCGTGAAATCGCatgtttttatggaaatttatatcatttattaaaaaatgggaTTTGTGAATTTCGAACTCGTTGCTCTTGAAAGattatgggaaaaaaaatacaacccaTGGCCTAATTTCTGGGCAATTTCACTTCAATGAAGACTCCCAACAACGACTCAACTGTGCTTTGCATCGATAATGCATTGACACTCCGAAAACGAAGAGGTTAAACCCACGCGTGTCCGCTCGATCGAGTAACACGCGAGTCATCGAAACAATCATTACTTCAGTTTTGTAGTCTCgtgcaaataaataataatcggtttttgctctgcaaacaTTTGTTTCCTAAAAATCAttatgttcatgaacgtttaCGTTTGAACAGACTCAAAAGTATTGAGAGTATTTTACAAAGTTGTACAAACGTTGGTTCAATATTTATCCAGAAATTAGAgaactttttttccaaaactgTTCGTCAATGTTTGTGAATTCTATGAATACAGACGAGAGAATTGCATAAGAGCATGAGTGACCGTGTTAAACTTGGAAATCAgttttcattgatttctcTCGAGCGAGGAGTCCTCATGGCTCGAAATTTTGACAGGACATTCCGTCAATATTGGTAACTCcattaaaatgttttcatcgAAATCTGTTGATTCGGATAACCAGATGAACGCCTTGaattcaatcgtttttttcatcgatcccTCGTTATTTCCGATAACTGAACAAACCGCCTGGAAGCTGGCGTCCTTCGGGATGCCTGTGAGTCGTGTAGCATCCGGAAGCGGCAATTACCActattgagaaaataaatagagAAGAGAAGCGATCAATTTCAGTCTCGTTGTTCGAGCAAAAGGTCGAACATGCATGCATTAAGGAGGAGAGAGGGTTTGTGGTGGATCCTATTGATTGGCCAAGGGCTTGTAATATCCTGAATGAGGAGGATCCTCGAGGATCTATACCAAAGCAATGGCTAACGTGTCTGCTCAACGTTATAACACTCCATTCACCTGGTCCATTGTCCACAAACGCTATAAATATATGGGTCCTTCGATCTCAAATCTTCAAGGTTTTTTTACCAAGAGTCGATGCTGAAAACCAGTCTAAaaatcttgtcgaaaaaagtgtttctCATTTccagaatgaatgaaaaaaatccttgcaAAAAACCGACTGCAAATGAGATAAAGTGCTGGAGAAAATCCTCCAGATCTTACAAACCGAAATTCTTTTCCATCGATCGAACGATCAACAACTGAACTGGAAGCGATCAAATAATCGGTCTCCCATCTAGATTGCTGGAATTCTCCATACGTGCTGTTTACATTTCTGCTGGCATAACGGGACAAAAGGAGTAGTTTACATTGTTTTTGCTTACGAATTGAGAGTGTTACGCCCTTTCAATACTGAGGGTGTACACGGCACATATTCGTGCATTATGTACCATAGCTTGTTCTAATAGACACTTGCCTCCATGTGTTCGGCTTACTACATTGTACAGCAGGGCGAAAGGAACAGGAAGGGAGAGACGAAAATCGTTATCGACCTGTCGGtggtgtgtgtgcgtgtatgCAAGGTATAGATGGCTCAGGGAGGACCGTAATTAATTGAGACACACTCCCTTCGGGTAGTCCACAGGTACCACAGGCACTTTGGCCTTCTGAGGCCATTGATCGCCCTCGCCAACAGCCGCAAGGGAATATCTCTGGCTCTACGTACCGATATGCATTCCTTGTACATCCAAATGCAAATAAACAtgaattttatcatgaaaaaccAATCGATGGGTCTCACTTTCATCGGTTTATTTCGAATCCTCTTACTCTCGGGGTCCAAGGCGTTTTTTTGGAGCTCGTCCGTAGGGAACGTTTATTCACTCAAAGTAGGAAACGAATAAAAGCTTATCGATGAGGGCAAAGATATCGGAGCTGGAAATACACGTTGGgaggtttggaaaaaaatattaggaGAACGAGGAACATCGGGCTGAGGGACTTTTGCTTTGATGTTGACAACAACATGGAGCACTACTCAGGATGTTTCATGCTATTTGGGTGACAGCGAGACTGAGTATGGTTGTGACGATTTTCCTTTGATCGTACATAGTATTGCTTAATGTAACGTCTATACATTGGTATACTCGTACAAATTAAAAGTATTTCCCTAAATACAGTGGTTAGCTCATATGAGcgagttgggaaaaaaagggaaattgTCACAACCGACCACATCCCAAGGACGGTCGTGACAGTACCTGAGGCCGGTAGTGAcacgttaaaaaaatactcgaatatGGTTTCAAACGACTTCATTTCCAAGCAATATGTAGCGCGATACAGCAtaacggaataaaaattttttagaaagCAATTAAAACTTTGCAGCGACAGAAATAAAATCTGGGAAAGTTTCAGCCAGGAATTGTCAATTAGGGGCTTGAATTCTGTTTAAGTACGGCCAAAAACAGGATGGATCGCCTACTTTTCATCCCATTGTAGCTTTGTTACAAGCAACAAATTTACCTTCAAACATTTTCCACAAAATCAGCGATCTTGGTGATTGATAGCTTACGTCACAATCGTTCCCAGGAAAAATGTCCACAACCGTACCCAATGCACTTTTTTGCAAACGAACAAACGccatgtcaataaaaaaaacgatctaTCAATAAAGCAAGCACTGCTATTTAACCACTAGGGTTTCACttatttcgaggaaaaaactcCCATTTCTATATCGGTATATTTGTGTCAGTAATTATCAAGAGAAATCGAACAAAAATGCTTACTTTTCGCTCCCAAAAACCAATGTAAGCGTCCACTGGCGTGCACGACGCGCAGCCGCTGGCACTATACTTTCAGACAAATTCGGAGGTGCAACCTTTGAGCCCTTGCACGTTCCCGCCATCCCGTACACTTTCGCTTATATGACAGCTGTCACAACCGTACCGGTCTCCCCTACAAAGTTGTTAAGTTGGAGTCCTCTTGGAATTCCATTTTGCAGGACCCGCAAGAAATGATGCTTCATGATCGGAGTGAAAAATCCGACTAACCAAAGTTGTTACCGTCCCACTACCAACGCTCCGTTTTATCCATGttccaatttcgaattaatgaaaGCATCGTTCCGGCATTCCACGATCCACAACAATTCCACGATTCTATTCTCCTATGCCTTCGGGCGCTACATCTGTCGCAATAAAGAACCGGTAAAAACGAAAGGCTCGCAACATGTAGTTCCATATATACTCGATGGGGGGGGTTCGGGAGGGAATCAGAAATACATTTTCACCgttttttatcaactttttATATCACCACTTTTTTATCCAGGAACGAGCTTCCCTGCGACTACTGCTGGGTGGAtccaaagagagagagaacgaaagaggagcggttggggggggggggggcggggggagagagagagtacaGTTCTCGCAAAGTGACGTGGCGGGCCATTAATTTTACTCATCCGCAGTATCACGGGGCCAGAACCGCGGTAACTCTGCGAGTAATAACGAACGGGCAACGATATGAGAAAAGTTGAAATACGTATATTCCTCAGCCTCGGCATCTCTTTTCGTCATATACATATAGACACGTATAAGCCGATGTATATATACGCGTGTATAAATTGACGCAACCATCCTTTACATCGCACCACATGTTCGCCGGCTATATTGCATAAAAAGCTTTTACGAGAATACTTATTATCACTTTCCTCTCTTTAATCCGCATGCCGAGCAGCTCCATTTAATTGCCATaatatttcgtaatttttatttttatattgccACATATTTTTAAGCGATTCCTCAATAATGtagcattaaaattttatcacgCGCTTAATACAGTTACTAAATTTCGTGACATCGCTCGTTTGCGTGGATAGAGCGACCTGATGAGCTGCTAATGAATTTGAATTGGATGAGGATCGATGGGAAATGCGAATAGTGGAAATCGAGTTAATTGCATTGTGGTATCGTGACGATTGTTCGAAtctttttaacgatttttcaccGGTTTTTAGTGTCAAATTGCCCAGAGTCTTGAGCTCATCGTTTTGAGGCTCTGTCTCtggcgcgttttttttttcttctcgaatgCTCGAAATTCCATTGGTGATGGGGGTGCCTGTGAAACCAATAGTCGAGAGTGAAGTGGCTGAGCACTCGTGTACAGATGTACCGAGGAATACTCGATGGAAGGGAGCTTGCGGTTCGATTGACGATCCCAAATTGACGTCAGCGACTTTGGGCCAATAGATTTTCGTCTCGGAGACGTTATACGAGGCGCACTTACTCCTGGTCAATTTGCGTAATGAAGCGAGCAACGCGGGGCTGGTGGGGCACGAGAAGGAAGCTCCGTGTGCTCGTACTACTGTAAGGACAGAGATTCGAGCTTGCCAAGTGAGCCAATTACTGCGTCCAAAAGGGAGCTTGGCAAAAGCATTACCAGCAGGCAACATCGCAAAGAAGCAAGTTTTCTCTGTCTGCTCACTCTCGTCCTTTTCcactttgtctctctctctttttttctctctcactttctcgTTCCCTTATTCTTACGCTGCTCTTTCCCCCCGTTCTCTTTATCGCTTTCTCTTCTGCTCTTTTCCTTGACGTTAACATAATCTTCAAATTACAGAAAGTAAAGTTCGAGATCAAAAAGTCACCTCTGTCTTTACAAGCTTTCGTCTTCttctcgtaaaatttattcccgATGCAGAGTTCACCCTCGGCGActttatcttgtttttttttctcctcctcgcAAGGGAATGCGCCCCTCGGACGTAAGCGGGTAAATGGAAGTCTCGTAtcttatgaatttttcaatgcatCCGTTCGCGAATGTTTCTCCTTCCAGAAATCAAGCTCGGTCTTGAGGTCaaattatttcgataattaatctCCCATCGCCGGGGCAAGAAGCCGCTGGAAAGAGTCGCTTTTGCAAATTCTAAACCTCCCAAAAGAATCTCGATTCCATTGCATTTCTTTGGTAAACAAATGagaattattcaatttaaaaTCCCTGCGGTAGCAACGGACGAAACTCTTTCCCAACTGCACCCCCCATTTTTGGGTCTTTCGAGTGTTTGCATCGCTCCCAGACATTCCGAATTCGAATCACGCGGTACCGACTCCGACTTCGGGCAACCCCGAATGCTTTTCCTCCGAATTCTCTTCCGATAAGAAAATACTTGCACGTCTGCGTGTTGAGAAACAGAAAAGAGTGAGCTGGAGGGAGCGAGTGAGAAGGGAGGCTTCTCTTTGACGAGCAAAAGAGGAAATTTGTAGCCAGGGATAAACAAAAATGAGCGAGAGTGGGGGGAGAGAGAATACATCAGCGTCGACCAGGAGTCTCTCTCGTGCGGAACATCCCGACAAACGCTCGGCGATGTTTGCACGCGCAAATACAAACCCGCCGTCTTCGCCTTTCTATATACGTGTAAATAAATGGATACACATAAACAAGAAATTCACCGATAGACGCACGCGTACGGACACAAACACGATCGAAATcatcgtcgacgacgacgacgacgacgacggagaACACGTCAGCAGAGCTTGAGAACTCGTTGAACCGGTTTGACGCTGCTAATGCCGTGACAAGCAGCCCGTGAACAGCTTCAAAGTCGCGAATAGAGCTGTTCCGGAATAACTCTTGGTACACTGCTCCATATAGCGTGCACCACGGACGTATAACATCGCAATAAAGTAGCTTCCGATATAGAAATACACAAAGTGTGTACCGAACGTTGCTCCCAAACTTCTCGGAATAAATAGATCGATCAATGCTCCTGAGAAAACTcctttcccatttttcttcccgaGCCACCGTTCATGAAATATCGACAAAATTAGCTAAGGCTGGTGGGCCTGGTGGGGGAAGCACGCCACGCCTCTTACGCTGCTCCGGATTGGCGCTGATTTGTCTCCGGGGCTCCACTCCGGAAAAATGTTAATCGCGCAGGagcttttttgatttttagtCATCAAACTTTGACTGCATTTTCAAAATGAACCGTCGATCTCGAACGTTGCGGGGAATCCTCCGCGGTTGCGATTTCTAGCTGATTCCTGGTGGGGGGAAAGATCATAGAACGTCGTTGGGACTGTGTCGTAACGTGAGCTATAAATCAACAGTAGACATCGCACGCTCAACTCGACGATCCGTGACTCGTCACAAATCAATTACGCGATAAGTTGCGTCGtggtttttctttcgtttctaaTCGTCGTATCTTTGGCTCGAGTATTCTCCGGTAGTTTTCATATTTCAGGCTCTTTTGTTGGTTGAAAATCAAGTAGGAACAAACGTTGAATGCTTTGTCAAACAAAACTGAGCGCGCGTTTCTTGCTCGCTCATTTGACacggaaaaagagaaacgtgGAATGAAAATTGTACGTTTTATAGGCGATAATTGACGTCAAGTGGCTGCGGAATTCAGTCGAGTCGAGCTCCGCAAATTCTCTCGCGATCGGATTACGGTTTCGGGTTCCGTGGCGCAGGGTGAATCCCACTCAACAAATTCTCGTGATTTTGGTCAACGCCGggtgtaaaaataaatcaaacgcGCAGAGGCATGGATCGTTGGAGAGGAAAAAGTGCAGTTGTGACAGGTGCATTTTCTGGCATCGGGGCCGCAGTAAGTTCTGCTCTCCTCTCCAATGGCATAAACGTGACTGGCCTCGATATCCAAAAAGGAGGATTCGCACCTGTGCCCGACTCGACCTCACGTGACTCcaagtttggaaaatttttccacatttctTGCGATCTTTCAAAAGAGCGTGACATTCTTTCGGCCTTCGAAAGAATCGCGGAGGAACGAGCCGGCGTCGACATTCTGGTTAACAACGCTGGAGTCATCGATTATAAACGAATAATCGGTACTTTTAACATTTCTGTTTTATCAACGATGGGAATGAAAAACTCAATTGGTTTTCTtcaattcatcgaaattaagggaaaaatttttgctcagccaaattttcaattcttttgaTGTTTTACTCTCAATTAGAATCTCTTTTTATaatgttttgtttgtttgtttgtttgttttttaactTTTATATCATTCGTTGAGAATCTTGTCGATGTAAACTCTCGATATTTCAGAGAGCGATAGAGAGACTTACGAAAAACTTGTCAATCTGAATATCCTCGGCGTTGCTTCGTGTACGAGGGAAGCGGTACGTTCGATGCGTTCCAGGAACGTCGAAGGGcacattttcaatatcaaCAGGTACCAATAATCGGTTGAAATGTGTaagcagatttttaaattttgaattggaTATTATACGAGTGGAAAAACAACGCCGCGATATTCCGGTGTCGAAATAAACGATCTTTGTgcgaaaatgagagaaaatttaaaaactccGTATCAACCGGTCGATAATATTGAAACTGACTGAAAGTTTTTCGCTCGATTGGAACCCACTGCTATCGCAGTAATGAGAGCTTCGAGGCACTCTTTCATATTCCGGAATAAAAGTTGCACAATACTGAACGCGAAAgagtaaaattgttgaaatttgtattgtcgCTGGGAGCAGCGTTCATTGTGTCTAGGGCAATTATTAATCGGCTGGCAGACAAGATTATCCAACCGCACATGTAAACGAATGCATCAATGCTCTCGTGAAAAATTCACCCCCCTTTCGGAATCATAAATATCGCCCTTTTTATCCattcaaatatatttcacGGATGAATTTTGACGGGCCATGTTCTCtgtcatttttattcgattatttattcagCGTGGTAGGACACGAGATCCCGGAACGAGCGTTTTCCGATTCCATCGAAAAGAATGGTTTCAATTTATATCCAGCAACGAAACACGCCACGGTAGCGATGACCCACTCGCTTCGCCGAGAGATTATGGCTGCGAAACTTCCCATCAGAATAACTGTAATTACCAGAAAAGTACTCATACGAAAATGACCAGTAATGAGAACGAAAATGATATTTATGTCTGACGAGTAGCGCCGCTGCAAAATACTTCGATCgaaggatttttttattttacagagCCTCAGCCCAGGTCTGGTCAAAACGAACATAGCAACAGCCGCGGGTTTCCCGGAACTTTTCGAAGAGATTCTGGCCCTCAAACCGGAAGACATTGCTGACGGTCTTATTTACGCTCTCGGTACTCGACCGGAAGTGCAGGTAAAATTTTACCCGGAAATTCAAATTCCTTGAGTGCGaaatcaataaattatttgtttttttttttttttaaaaaactgaaaaaccaATTTCCACCTTGGAATTTCATGTTTTGGGCATTAAATTCCAATCGACTTGGCATCGATTCGTTATCATTGGTTGCAGGTAACAGAACTCACCATCCGTCGTACAGGAGAGCCTTAAAGTTTCTGggattccattgaaaaatcgatgaaaatacaaaaaccaTTCGTCCCGTTGAAGTACCCAGCGGAAAATCGTTTCCATCATATTTTCACTTCTGTTGAGATAAAACAAAGTTTGACAAATGACACGAAAGTTTTATGATTTTCCTGGCCAGTCGCTCTCGATTCCAGGCGGATTGTCCTTTTGTATACATTCCATTATCGGCTCTCGAGCTTCCCTTCTCTATTTGGATTAACGTACCATATAATATATTCTTGTTtgctttttccttcgttttacATAAATTATATGGAGCGCGGTGGAGGAACTTGGTAACAGAGTGTCTGGTAGTTTCGCCTCGTCGTGTACCATCGTACAGAACAAAACGTATGaatatatttcaaaatataacGTTTATTTCGTGTGCATACTCGTTCGATGCGCGCACGACAAATTTTTAACGACTCGTTCCCATGAATTCAAGTTCccatacacattttttataataacgaaaatttatgaaaatcagCGTAAATAATTATCGATCAAAATATCATTCATTAACACTTCAAAGTATCGAggacaataataatgaaacgCACCGATCTCATTGCTCACGCGaacgaaaataattaataGTTCCTTCGTGGCTTGTTTATCCCAAGAATTTCCCATTAAATTCCATTTTCTTCGGCCCCTTTTCACCCAACGAGAATAAACGATATTAAATTCTgcattatttcaatattttcgagcATTCATCCCACGAATGAATgatttcaaatgaacaaattgACGAGTCCGCTCGTTCACACGCCCAGAAATTAATGATCGTCGAATTTGTGTCCCTGAATCACTCGTCATCGGGTTTCCTCCTTCGTTCCCCCTTCACTTTtcataaatggaaaaaaaaaacaggtgaaaaaatcgttatcGAAATATTGAGTGACCGAGGCCACTGCAGCTCGTAAATCAGAGCGACAAATGAGAATTGCATATCGTATTACTCGTGAAACTGAATCTTCCCTTTCGCATGAaagtgcaatatatccttggAGCGCGGTGTGCATAGATTTGGATTACTATATAGTGCGAGTGGGACGCTCGAGATGAGGTATCAGAGTTCGGTGCAAGCGTGTGTATACTCGTATAGtggaaatggaagaaaatcCTCGAAATTCAAGACGAGGAGAGCAGAACGCTTTCCGCCAAGGGCCAACAACCGTCGGAGACGATACGCGCGTTTAAGGTGTCAAACGAGAATTTACTAACGTCTCACCAAATAGTTCTTGCAGAAGCAAAGTGAGAATTCACGCAGACGTGCCCACGCATCGACATAAACACGTGCACGTGCACACCACGACGAGCACCTCCGGACGCATTTCCCCATCTCGTATTCTCGCTTTATATGAAAATTCCAACCTTTCCTTCGCCCGGCGTATTGTACGCGATCGAAACGTGTACCGATCTTACGGCGGATTGTAAATCTGACTAAATCTTCAACCGGAGATAAGATTTCGTGGTATTTCAGAGCAAATCTGTGAGTAACTCCGACTCAACTTaagtaaaaaatcattcagaGTGAGCCGACGTGCTTGAAAGTTATTCCTTGAAATGTGACCTGCTTCCAATGGACTTCGATTCGAATAGGACCTTAATAAACTCATATTATTGTAACAATTTATGTTTCACGTGGAGATGCACCTTGAAATATAAAACCATCGAATTCAACTGGGATCTAtagtcgatcatttttttttgtttcagccAAATGGAATTCTGTTTAactcgaaaaattattttcatccaTTACAATAATTACAATTCATGCAACAACTTTTTCCTTGATATTGCGATCCttacaagttttaacaaattcGACGAGCATGTTATTCAATATTTGCAGGGGCCTGTGTAAGCCTTGGTGAGTATAAATACTCtcaacaattaattttttcaatctttcctGACtgttttgatatattttttttttttcacgcgattacaacattttatttgaggtgaatgagaattttcataaattcagctttaaaaaaaaagaaattattgattttatcgTAGGAGGTTTGAATGAATCGTGTTTTCCGCGTGAGATAATGAATAACTGTTCTGAACAATCGTATCAAACGACGATTCAGTCGAATTGTTTACGCGaactcaataaaatattaaccgGAAGAGAGATAATTTTTGGGAATAAATACAGATCGAAAATTGGGCTTGTTGatatgacaaaaaaattgttccggGTCGGAGAAAATGTGGGGGCGCCGGGGAGGGATGTATTCATCGATAAGAGGAACGAGGACAGTGCACCGAGCGAGTTTCCTGTAAATAACCCGATAAATTATTGTCGCTGGACAATGAGCGTCATAAATATCTCCCGTAGAAGCTTTTACTGTGGTGGATCGCTGTATTCTCATAAACATACTATTATATATAGGGCGTACAGGACACGGCGGATTTACGCTTATATGatatataaattttctatttacacgtatatttatatgtttaAAAGGCTCATTGTATATTCCAGCGGCGCTTCGACGATAGGTGCGTCGGACGCTCTCGCAGCTGACATATTTTATGCCCCTGGCACACGAACACTCTCGACGTAATTTACAAAATGACgtgaaaagaaaaggaaaaattgatgaaacttATGATTTCGTTGATTGGGAAAtcatttcttgaaatttacgAGCAAAAATGCTCTGAGGGGGAGCTGCTTTTTCGTCCGTCGGGTGGAAGCGACCCTCGATGCAAAAATGTTGgattttgacataaaaatgaaacgtttTTGACCGAAACGTCAGCACGAttaaatcgaaagaaaatgaaaagcgACTGAAATCGATGCTTCCAATCCAAAGCTGTAAACACTGAggattttctcgaaatttaggattaaaaaatggagaatttgCACGCTTTGCTACGAGCACGCGGCCAGGTCGACGGGAGTTATTATTTCCAGGTGATGATTCAAGGCTGAGTTTTGAAGGAGGTAAAAAATGGAGTTAAATTGGAGATAAATAAAATGGAGGGTGGTGAAGAATACTCAGGAGGGAAGCGGGGGTGGTTAAAAAGACGGAGGAAATGGAGACTCATAGCAGAGAAGAGAGCAAAGTTGTTTAATTCGTAACTCGTTCGAGGAAGGCGAAGAGAGAGGTGAGCCTGAGAGAAAGTAAGAGGGAAAAGAGCTTTGAAATTCCGGCGAAGAAACATAGTGGCGGAAAAGAGGGCTACAGTACACACAGAAGCGAAAGGTCGGCACGGTGAGGGGTGGGAGAGGGAATGATTTTACTTGCAGTGTGACGAAGAACGAAGTGGAAGAGGTTAAGGGAGGCTGAGAGCAGGAGAGGCCGGAGAGAGTTAGGTGTTGGTGGAAGGCTTCGCGATCACGTACTGTCGAAAATACTCAGGGCAACTCCATCACGAGCAAGGAAAAGCAGGGCCCCGGAGGGGATGAAGGAAAAGCAAGCAAGGAAGCAACTCTTCGAGTCCATCCGTCGAATTCTCGCCGAACCAACGCAGCCTCCTCCTTCAACCCCTTTACTGCAACTGTGTATTCCTTCGACTTATTCGTACTATCTAATGGTGGGTGTGAGATCCTGAGAATTGGATTAACGCGATACGTTTTCTTGGCCGACGAATCTCTCACCCTTACGAGTTTCGAGAACCAactcctctctctcgctctctccacTCCCTTCGAAGTCTCCCCTAAAAGTAGTCCTGCCTCATGTACGTAATAGGGACGGTAAGGCGGTGAAGGGTACGTCGAGAAGTGCCAGCAGAAGGGGTGCGCAAGCACAAAACTCCtggttccctctctctctctctctctctctctctctctctctctctctctctctctctctctctctctctctctctctctctctctctctctctctctctctctctctctctctctctctctc includes the following:
- the LOC122417238 gene encoding farnesol dehydrogenase-like, whose protein sequence is MDRWRGKSAVVTGAFSGIGAAVSSALLSNGINVTGLDIQKGGFAPVPDSTSRDSKFGKFFHISCDLSKERDILSAFERIAEERAGVDILVNNAGVIDYKRIIESDRETYEKLVNLNILGVASCTREAVRSMRSRNVEGHIFNINSVVGHEIPERAFSDSIEKNGFNLYPATKHATVAMTHSLRREIMAAKLPIRITSLSPGLVKTNIATAAGFPELFEEILALKPEDIADGLIYALGTRPEVQVTELTIRRTGEP